The following are encoded together in the Spiroplasma apis B31 genome:
- a CDS encoding ParB/RepB/Spo0J family partition protein, which yields MAASKKKYNFKGLDDIFGESVSDIVGVIENDKTIAKSASVNIDINLLKPNPFQPRKVFNEEELTELSESIKIHGLIQPLIINNNNELVAGERRLRASKLAGLKEVPVVILNLSELQMEEFAIVENIQRVDLLDIEEAVAYKKLSKNWKLKQEEIATRVGKSRSHVANIMRLLNLPDNVQKAMMEKKISMGQAKPLLSILNNKVLFDEVFERILTDDLTAREVESLIRKKTKTENTTLESKSQSKESSIIHVENKIMRKLGTRVSIDSGKLVIRYGDTDDLNRILELLGLNDDN from the coding sequence ATGGCGGCGTCTAAGAAAAAATATAATTTCAAAGGGTTGGATGACATCTTTGGAGAATCAGTTTCTGACATTGTTGGAGTTATCGAGAATGATAAGACAATTGCAAAAAGTGCATCAGTAAATATAGATATCAATTTATTGAAACCCAATCCGTTTCAACCAAGAAAAGTTTTTAACGAAGAAGAACTAACTGAATTAAGTGAATCTATAAAAATTCATGGTTTGATTCAACCCTTAATTATTAATAACAACAATGAATTAGTTGCTGGTGAAAGAAGACTTAGAGCATCTAAGCTTGCAGGCCTCAAAGAAGTGCCGGTTGTTATTCTAAATCTATCTGAATTACAAATGGAAGAGTTTGCAATAGTTGAAAATATTCAAAGGGTTGACCTTCTAGATATTGAAGAGGCAGTAGCCTATAAAAAACTTTCGAAAAACTGGAAACTAAAACAAGAAGAAATTGCTACAAGAGTTGGTAAGTCAAGATCGCACGTAGCAAATATAATGAGGTTATTGAATCTTCCAGACAATGTGCAAAAAGCAATGATGGAGAAAAAAATATCTATGGGTCAAGCGAAGCCTTTATTATCAATATTAAATAATAAAGTTCTGTTTGATGAAGTATTTGAAAGAATATTAACAGATGATTTAACAGCTAGAGAAGTTGAAAGTTTGATAAGAAAAAAGACCAAAACTGAAAATACAACTTTAGAAAGTAAATCACAGAGTAAAGAATCTAGCATCATACATGTAGAAAATAAAATAATGCGAAAGCTTGGAACGAGAGTTTCAATTGACAGCGGAAAGTTAGTTATTCGTTACGGTGATACCGATGACTTAAATAGAATACTAGAACTTTTAGGATTAAACGATGACAATTAA
- the rsmG gene encoding 16S rRNA (guanine(527)-N(7))-methyltransferase RsmG produces MDWTSFEMIGYKIEESVKEKLIKFKNLLQEENKKYNLTTIINDQDIIYKHFFDSLLFTKDFELNTQKVLDIGTGAGFPGIVLKIFHPMIELHLVESNSKKVSFLKMVINNLNLKNIYVWNERAEVFSLNNKEKFDIIVSRAMAPLNILLEIGVQALTINGYFICLKGKNVEKEILELNNKEYLIGLKLLKEQNLYYEFLGERTNLFFLKENKTANQYPRQYGQIKKRPLGK; encoded by the coding sequence ATGGATTGAACAAGTTTTGAAATGATAGGTTATAAAATAGAGGAATCAGTCAAAGAAAAATTAATCAAGTTTAAAAACCTTTTGCAAGAAGAGAATAAAAAATATAATCTCACAACCATAATAAATGACCAAGACATCATTTACAAACACTTTTTCGATTCCTTGTTATTTACTAAGGACTTTGAATTAAATACACAAAAAGTCTTGGACATAGGTACCGGTGCAGGTTTTCCTGGAATAGTTTTGAAAATTTTTCATCCTATGATTGAACTCCACCTTGTTGAATCCAACTCTAAAAAAGTAAGCTTTTTAAAAATGGTAATCAATAATCTCAACTTAAAAAACATTTATGTTTGAAATGAACGAGCTGAAGTTTTTTCCTTAAACAATAAAGAAAAGTTTGATATTATCGTATCGAGAGCAATGGCACCTCTAAATATTTTGTTAGAAATAGGGGTGCAGGCACTAACTATTAATGGATACTTTATCTGTTTGAAAGGTAAAAATGTCGAAAAAGAAATTTTAGAATTAAATAATAAAGAGTATTTAATTGGATTAAAATTATTAAAAGAACAAAATCTATATTATGAATTCCTAGGAGAACGAACCAATTTATTTTTCTTAAAAGAAAATAAAACCGCTAATCAGTATCCAAGACAATATGGACAAATTAAAAAAAGACCTTTAGGAAAGTAA
- the mnmG gene encoding tRNA uridine-5-carboxymethylaminomethyl(34) synthesis enzyme MnmG yields MDFDIIVVGAGHAGVEAALATARLGKKTALINIYKDKIATMPCNPSIGGPAKGIVVREIDALGGEMGKAADRTCLQMKLLNSSRGPGVWALRAQSDKLEYSKYMKEAVEQQENLFLIEGIVDDIILNIRNEVQGVILESGKNLSCKAVVLTTGTYLSSLIYRGKEKYESGPNNEKTVKTLSQRLREIGIETSRFKTGTPPRVKKDSIDLSKAVIEPGTNMNLAFSFSTDAILEYEKQEPCYLIHSTSETKKIIEDNLSQSAMYSGSIQSIGPRYCPSFEDKIVRFSKKENHQIFLEPESKHLDTFYVQGFSTSMPIEVQEKMLKSLPGFENVIVDKWAYAIEYDCINPQQLKLSLELKKVSNLFMAGQINGTSGYEEAAGQGLIAGINAALKVDNKDPFILKRSESYIGVMIDDLINKGVVEPYRLLTSRAEHRLTLRNDNAEQRLKEYGYRLGLIKEVEWKKFQAFDKEIQKAIEAAKKTRFTPKSELANELNSLGQACLTQGMSAYELIKQPSVDINVFRKYIEEFKDLSNNQIQNVLINIRFEGYVKKERESIEKFVKLESKEIPFDIDYSRVDNIAVEAAQKLEKIRPTSIGQAARITGVNPADIQMLLFHLKKKYNSI; encoded by the coding sequence ATGGATTTCGATATAATTGTTGTTGGTGCTGGACACGCAGGTGTTGAAGCAGCACTAGCGACTGCAAGACTTGGCAAAAAGACAGCTTTAATAAATATTTATAAAGACAAAATTGCTACAATGCCTTGTAATCCTTCTATCGGTGGACCAGCAAAAGGTATAGTGGTTCGAGAAATCGATGCACTTGGTGGAGAAATGGGCAAAGCGGCTGATAGAACTTGCTTACAAATGAAACTTTTAAACTCCTCTAGGGGTCCAGGTGTTTGAGCATTAAGAGCACAATCTGATAAGTTAGAATATTCTAAGTATATGAAGGAAGCAGTTGAACAACAAGAAAATCTTTTCTTAATAGAAGGGATTGTTGATGATATTATTCTTAATATTAGAAATGAAGTTCAAGGTGTAATATTGGAATCTGGAAAAAACTTATCTTGTAAAGCAGTTGTTTTAACTACCGGTACTTACCTTTCAAGTTTGATATACCGTGGTAAAGAAAAATATGAAAGCGGGCCGAATAACGAAAAAACAGTTAAAACACTAAGCCAAAGACTTCGAGAAATAGGCATTGAAACATCTCGTTTTAAAACAGGAACACCACCAAGAGTAAAGAAAGATTCTATAGACCTATCAAAAGCAGTGATAGAACCAGGTACTAATATGAACTTGGCTTTTTCATTCTCGACAGATGCAATCTTAGAATACGAAAAACAAGAACCTTGTTATTTAATTCATTCTACTTCTGAAACTAAAAAGATTATTGAAGACAACCTATCTCAATCAGCAATGTATTCAGGGAGTATACAGTCTATTGGACCGAGATATTGCCCTAGTTTTGAAGACAAAATCGTTAGATTTTCAAAAAAAGAAAATCATCAAATATTTTTAGAGCCTGAATCAAAACATTTAGACACTTTTTATGTTCAAGGTTTTTCAACTTCAATGCCTATTGAGGTTCAAGAGAAGATGTTGAAAAGCTTACCAGGTTTTGAGAATGTTATTGTTGATAAATGAGCCTACGCTATTGAATATGATTGTATAAATCCTCAACAATTAAAGTTATCCTTAGAACTAAAAAAAGTAAGTAATTTATTTATGGCTGGTCAAATCAATGGAACTAGCGGTTATGAAGAAGCGGCCGGACAAGGTTTGATAGCAGGAATAAATGCGGCTTTAAAAGTTGATAACAAAGATCCTTTTATTTTAAAGAGAAGTGAATCTTACATCGGGGTTATGATAGATGATTTGATAAATAAAGGTGTCGTGGAACCTTATAGACTTTTAACTAGTAGAGCGGAACACAGATTAACTTTAAGAAATGACAACGCAGAACAAAGATTAAAGGAGTATGGGTATAGACTAGGTTTAATTAAAGAAGTAGAATGAAAAAAATTTCAAGCATTTGACAAAGAAATACAAAAAGCGATTGAAGCAGCAAAAAAAACACGATTTACTCCAAAGTCTGAGTTAGCTAATGAATTGAACTCTCTTGGACAAGCATGCTTGACTCAAGGAATGAGCGCTTATGAATTGATTAAGCAACCATCTGTTGACATCAATGTTTTCAGAAAATATATTGAAGAGTTCAAAGACCTTTCTAATAATCAAATCCAAAACGTGCTAATCAACATTAGATTTGAAGGATATGTTAAAAAAGAAAGAGAAAGCATTGAGAAGTTTGTCAAGTTAGAATCAAAAGAAATACCATTTGATATTGATTATTCAAGGGTTGATAACATTGCTGTTGAAGCAGCACAAAAACTTGAGAAAATTAGACCAACTTCAATTGGTCAAGCAGCCAGAATCACAGGAGTTAACCCCGCTGATATTCAAATGTTATTGTTTCATCTTAAGAAAAAATATAATAGCATATAG
- the metG gene encoding methionine--tRNA ligase yields MSMRNKMKKYFYVTTPIYYPSGNLHIGHTYTTTLADVIARFKKEMGCEVFFLTGSDEHGQKIEQKAKQENKTPKEYVDDIVETFKDLWTKLDISYDKFIRTTDQEHIIAVQKIFSLLLKKDLIYLSKYKGKYCISCEEFLTKEQMDENCHHNVCKNKAEDFQEETYMLRVSQFKEYLNNLFSTDFLEPSSRKNEMLNNFINNDLEDLSVTRINFKWGIEVLENPNHVIYVWLDALSNYITALGWGTDNDENFNKFWFDESEILQLVGKEITRFHSIYWPIMLNSLGLRTPDKLLSHGWILSKDTKMSKSLGNVINPLEIIEKYSSDALRFYIVNNLPTDKDGNFTEELFIESYNTNLANNVGNLLSRVSNMIIKYFDGILPETLPAQDNELLELAEKTITAYVAKMNEYKFNEAINVVLNLSSECNRYIEQVKPWVLEKEGNTNELLKTLTILRHNILIISFLLKPILTKNYDNMIRQMGADPKEIKFDTLTKRNFKFEQIKEKLIIFDRIK; encoded by the coding sequence ATGTCAATGAGGAATAAAATGAAAAAATATTTTTATGTAACAACCCCTATATATTACCCAAGTGGTAATCTTCACATTGGACATACTTATACAACGACTTTGGCGGATGTTATCGCCCGTTTCAAAAAAGAAATGGGTTGCGAAGTCTTTTTTTTAACAGGCTCTGATGAACACGGACAAAAAATTGAACAAAAAGCTAAGCAGGAAAATAAAACTCCTAAGGAATATGTAGACGATATAGTCGAAACTTTCAAAGACTTATGGACTAAATTAGACATAAGTTATGACAAGTTTATAAGAACAACAGATCAAGAACATATTATAGCGGTTCAAAAAATCTTTTCCCTTTTATTGAAAAAAGACTTAATTTATCTTTCAAAATATAAAGGAAAGTATTGCATTAGTTGCGAGGAGTTTTTGACCAAAGAACAAATGGACGAAAACTGTCACCACAACGTTTGCAAAAACAAGGCTGAAGATTTTCAAGAAGAGACTTATATGCTTAGAGTCTCACAGTTTAAAGAATATTTGAATAATTTATTTTCTACAGACTTCTTAGAACCTTCAAGTCGAAAAAACGAGATGCTTAATAATTTTATAAACAATGATTTAGAAGATCTTTCCGTAACTAGAATTAATTTTAAGTGAGGAATAGAAGTTCTCGAAAACCCTAACCATGTTATATATGTTTGACTAGACGCGTTATCAAATTATATTACAGCTTTAGGTTGAGGAACGGATAACGATGAAAATTTCAATAAGTTTTGGTTTGATGAATCAGAAATTTTACAATTAGTAGGAAAAGAAATAACAAGATTTCATTCAATCTATTGACCAATCATGTTGAATAGTTTAGGGTTGAGAACCCCAGATAAATTATTAAGTCACGGTTGAATTTTGAGCAAAGACACAAAAATGTCAAAGTCTTTAGGAAATGTTATCAACCCATTGGAAATAATTGAAAAATACTCTAGTGATGCACTTCGTTTTTACATTGTTAATAATTTACCAACAGATAAGGACGGTAATTTTACTGAAGAGTTATTTATTGAATCTTATAATACAAATCTAGCTAATAATGTTGGAAATTTATTATCGAGAGTTAGCAACATGATAATAAAATACTTTGACGGCATTTTGCCAGAAACATTGCCTGCACAAGATAACGAATTATTGGAACTTGCGGAAAAAACTATTACAGCGTACGTTGCTAAAATGAATGAATACAAGTTTAATGAAGCAATTAATGTTGTGCTAAATTTATCTAGTGAATGTAACCGATACATCGAACAAGTCAAACCATGAGTTTTAGAAAAAGAAGGCAACACAAACGAGTTATTAAAAACTCTGACAATTTTAAGACATAATATCTTGATTATTAGCTTTTTATTAAAACCCATATTAACAAAAAATTATGATAATATGATTAGACAAATGGGTGCAGACCCAAAAGAAATAAAGTTTGACACACTTACTAAGAGAAACTTTAAATTTGAACAAATAAAAGAAAAATTGATTATATTCGACAGGATTAAATAG
- the ispF gene encoding 2-C-methyl-D-erythritol 2,4-cyclodiphosphate synthase: MFKVGFSKDIHKLKSGKGFMLGSFFIECKKTVDAYSDGDVIWHSLTEALLGAMGLEDLGTYYKPEFYVRGFDSIIMIKETLEKLKKRNYRISNIDITIQLDEPSLKETKKLIKQNMAKILEISENDISLKATTSEGTLLNSIVCYSSVLIYKEEKKNEKI, translated from the coding sequence GTGTTTAAAGTAGGGTTTTCAAAAGATATACATAAATTGAAATCAGGTAAAGGTTTCATGTTGGGAAGTTTTTTTATAGAATGCAAAAAAACAGTTGATGCCTATAGTGATGGTGATGTTATTTGACACTCTTTAACAGAAGCTTTATTGGGAGCGATGGGACTGGAAGACTTGGGAACATATTATAAACCTGAATTTTACGTTAGAGGTTTTGACTCGATTATTATGATAAAAGAAACACTTGAGAAACTAAAAAAAAGGAATTATAGAATCTCAAACATCGATATAACTATACAACTTGATGAACCTAGTTTGAAAGAAACAAAAAAACTTATTAAACAGAATATGGCAAAAATCTTAGAGATTAGTGAAAATGATATATCTTTAAAAGCCACTACCTCAGAAGGAACTTTACTAAACTCAATAGTTTGTTATAGTTCTGTTTTGATTTATAAAGAGGAGAAAAAAAATGAAAAAATATAG
- the ychF gene encoding redox-regulated ATPase YchF encodes MSLQVGIVGLPNVGKSTLFNAITNSKVEAANYPFATIEPNVGIVEVPDDRLDQLAKLFGSKKTIYTTIEFVDIAGLIAGASKGEGLGNAFLANIRDTDAICQVVRCFDSKEITHVEGSVDPIRDIEIIELELILSDEASVKKRLAKLEPKFKSSKDKDILNEYNLLKKCEQQLAEGKLLNKLSYDEEELHILKSFQLLTTKKMIYVANVAENEILDDNQYVEAVKKYANENNSEVVKISAKVEEELSELPQEEKQIFLKDVGINEPGLEILIKASYKTLGLKTYFTAGPQEARAWQFKDGSTAPQCAGIIHTDFEKGFIKADVYKCIDIFEHKTEQALKNAGKIRLEGKNYIVQDGDVCFFKFNR; translated from the coding sequence ATGAGTTTACAAGTAGGTATAGTGGGGTTGCCAAACGTTGGTAAGTCAACATTGTTTAATGCAATCACAAATTCAAAAGTCGAAGCTGCAAATTACCCATTCGCTACAATTGAACCTAATGTGGGAATAGTTGAAGTTCCAGATGATAGACTAGACCAGTTAGCAAAACTATTTGGAAGTAAAAAAACCATTTACACGACAATAGAATTTGTTGATATAGCTGGGCTGATCGCGGGAGCAAGTAAAGGAGAAGGTTTGGGAAATGCCTTTTTAGCAAATATTAGAGATACCGATGCAATTTGCCAAGTCGTTAGGTGTTTTGACTCTAAGGAGATAACTCATGTAGAAGGCAGTGTTGATCCTATAAGAGATATAGAAATTATAGAATTAGAATTAATTCTATCTGATGAAGCTAGTGTAAAGAAAAGACTAGCAAAGTTGGAACCAAAGTTTAAATCATCTAAGGATAAAGATATTTTAAATGAGTATAACTTACTTAAAAAATGCGAACAACAGTTAGCAGAAGGTAAATTATTAAATAAGTTATCTTATGATGAAGAAGAACTACATATATTAAAATCGTTTCAATTATTAACAACTAAAAAAATGATATATGTAGCAAATGTAGCTGAGAACGAAATTTTAGATGATAATCAGTACGTTGAAGCCGTTAAGAAATACGCAAATGAAAACAACTCCGAGGTAGTGAAAATCTCTGCTAAGGTTGAAGAAGAACTAAGTGAACTTCCACAAGAAGAAAAACAAATTTTTCTTAAGGATGTTGGTATCAATGAACCAGGATTAGAAATTCTGATTAAAGCCTCTTATAAAACACTAGGATTGAAAACTTATTTTACAGCCGGACCACAAGAAGCAAGAGCTTGACAATTCAAAGATGGTTCCACAGCACCGCAATGTGCAGGGATAATTCACACAGATTTTGAAAAGGGTTTCATAAAGGCAGATGTTTACAAGTGCATTGATATTTTTGAACATAAGACAGAGCAAGCTTTAAAAAATGCTGGGAAGATAAGGCTTGAAGGTAAAAATTATATTGTTCAAGATGGCGATGTGTGTTTCTTTAAATTCAATAGATAA
- a CDS encoding ParA family protein — MAKIISISNQKGGVGKTTTSVNLACGLAMANKKVLLIDMDPQFNATTGVGYEIDNNTLSMYHILVGDKDISEIIVKNIKPNVDLAPSSIDVAAVDLVLLEQKNNNQNVLRDQINAIKTNYDFIIIDCPPSLGLINRNGLAISDTVLIPIQAEHYAMHGVAQLLRTIKKVKETLNPSLTIEGVLVTMFDSRTRLAHDVLEEIIKTFGPKVYKSVIPRNIKISESSIEGKSIFEYDKSGPGSIAYIEFVKEVLKENGGV, encoded by the coding sequence ATGGCAAAAATTATTTCGATATCAAATCAAAAAGGAGGCGTTGGTAAAACAACAACTTCTGTAAACTTAGCATGTGGTTTGGCAATGGCCAATAAAAAGGTTCTTCTTATAGACATGGACCCACAATTCAACGCTACAACAGGTGTTGGCTATGAAATAGATAACAATACATTGAGTATGTATCATATCTTAGTGGGTGATAAAGATATCTCGGAAATCATAGTAAAAAATATTAAACCAAATGTAGACCTTGCACCTAGTTCAATAGATGTAGCGGCCGTTGATTTAGTTCTTTTAGAACAAAAAAATAATAATCAAAACGTATTACGTGATCAAATAAATGCAATAAAAACAAACTACGACTTTATAATAATTGATTGCCCCCCAAGTTTGGGTCTAATAAATAGAAACGGATTAGCTATCTCAGATACTGTTTTGATTCCTATTCAAGCTGAACACTATGCTATGCACGGAGTTGCACAACTATTGAGAACAATTAAGAAAGTAAAAGAAACATTAAACCCAAGCTTAACAATCGAGGGAGTGTTAGTAACAATGTTTGACTCACGAACAAGACTAGCTCACGATGTCCTTGAAGAAATAATTAAAACTTTTGGACCTAAGGTTTATAAATCCGTTATACCAAGAAATATAAAAATCTCAGAATCTTCTATTGAGGGTAAATCAATTTTTGAGTATGACAAATCAGGTCCAGGTTCAATTGCTTATATAGAGTTTGTGAAAGAGGTGTTGAAAGAAAATGGCGGCGTCTAA
- a CDS encoding phosphoribosyltransferase, with translation MNDNQKLVTLITEEEIKGAIIKAATEYGKTYENQQLTIVAELSSSFVFVADLIRELPIDVTIQFFTKETTSDERKKINLGSNKSLNDKNVLIVTDILYEGNSLKNLYELIQKENPQKVELLALIEKDCKTRNFDLEVDSLFKIDDCFVVGYGLTYKESYRGLKGIYKINVNEE, from the coding sequence ATGAACGATAACCAAAAACTTGTGACGCTAATCACAGAAGAAGAAATAAAAGGAGCTATTATTAAAGCTGCCACTGAATACGGTAAAACTTATGAAAATCAACAACTAACCATAGTTGCTGAGTTATCAAGCTCTTTTGTGTTTGTAGCTGATTTAATAAGAGAGTTACCAATAGATGTTACAATTCAGTTTTTTACCAAAGAAACCACAAGCGATGAAAGAAAAAAAATCAATTTGGGAAGCAATAAATCTCTGAATGACAAAAATGTTCTAATAGTTACAGATATTTTATATGAAGGTAACTCGTTAAAAAACTTATATGAACTAATACAAAAAGAAAATCCGCAAAAAGTTGAACTTTTAGCATTAATCGAAAAAGATTGTAAGACAAGAAATTTCGACTTAGAAGTGGATTCACTATTTAAAATAGATGATTGTTTCGTTGTTGGGTATGGATTAACATATAAAGAAAGTTACAGGGGTCTAAAAGGCATTTATAAGATTAATGTCAATGAGGAATAA
- a CDS encoding DUF951 domain-containing protein, with protein sequence MTIKLNDIVILKKPHPSKTQKWIVVRIGTTYKLKSSINPSIFLEFTKDKLIKVIKEIESEIK encoded by the coding sequence ATGACAATTAAATTAAACGACATTGTGATATTAAAAAAACCACATCCAAGTAAAACTCAAAAATGAATAGTGGTAAGAATCGGTACAACATACAAATTAAAATCATCAATAAACCCTAGTATTTTTTTAGAATTTACGAAGGACAAATTAATCAAAGTAATAAAAGAAATAGAAAGTGAAATAAAATAA
- a CDS encoding APC family permease → MLKINKKNKTKNKVFEFLTIFSMVFGLVIGSGIYLKNRDQEGGVLSAAEKNPILALTIWLFIGVLCTFIMLAFIQIASSSKKENHNTIQSWTGKFINRRSASLFAIFYVCLYMPVLASIGAIFTIDTLFKAINVFLEASGNGTFRSKFTKETYVSIQILASTFLLIFFQVINAFTTTPSKIIQTVFTFVKFIPLIAVIAGGLTVYYNHSVEQNSFTENQNVWKVNSVFATVVPVLFAFDGFIYGATLQKDVEHKTVVAPAMMTSIMAVTAFYILITFAIFVGAKDGDVFNLFDTIFKNKPEFSLLFKIIITCTLLTTINGYTTLLPKTIQSAVDEGFIFIGSSKSAMTHKKAALIGSGITLIILLLTIAISLPLTWNDYVNNENTPNYFYVADATSSATAVYAFMIYLSLMIGLLVNYKTKKVEVLYNTRKSFITNIITTFILATALCYLNYDFFINNFMSNNRDKYIQPVSTLISGSLVLLFWVVNEYLIDRNQNGTNGTFKKFNPISWFKINKKQKTSEGK, encoded by the coding sequence ATGTTGAAAATCAACAAAAAAAACAAAACTAAAAACAAGGTTTTTGAATTCTTAACTATATTCTCTATGGTGTTTGGATTAGTAATTGGTTCTGGAATTTATCTAAAAAATAGAGATCAAGAAGGTGGAGTTTTGAGCGCGGCTGAAAAAAATCCAATTCTTGCACTAACTATTTGATTGTTTATAGGTGTTCTTTGCACATTTATTATGCTAGCTTTTATTCAAATTGCATCAAGCTCAAAGAAAGAGAATCATAATACAATTCAATCTTGAACGGGAAAGTTTATTAACAGACGATCAGCTTCACTATTTGCCATTTTTTATGTTTGCTTATATATGCCGGTTTTGGCATCGATAGGAGCTATTTTTACAATAGACACTTTGTTTAAGGCGATAAATGTTTTTTTAGAAGCCTCTGGAAATGGTACTTTTAGATCAAAGTTTACTAAAGAAACTTATGTATCAATCCAAATATTAGCTTCTACATTCTTATTAATCTTTTTTCAAGTTATAAATGCATTTACTACAACACCTAGCAAAATCATTCAAACAGTTTTTACTTTCGTAAAATTTATTCCTTTGATTGCTGTTATTGCGGGCGGTTTAACTGTTTACTATAACCACAGTGTAGAACAAAACTCATTTACCGAAAATCAAAATGTATGAAAAGTAAACTCGGTGTTCGCTACTGTTGTTCCTGTATTATTTGCATTCGACGGTTTTATATATGGAGCAACACTCCAAAAAGATGTCGAGCACAAAACTGTTGTAGCACCAGCAATGATGACTTCTATTATGGCGGTAACGGCGTTTTATATTTTAATAACATTTGCAATATTTGTAGGTGCAAAAGATGGAGATGTTTTTAACCTATTTGACACTATTTTTAAAAACAAACCCGAGTTTTCTTTATTATTTAAAATAATAATTACCTGCACTCTATTAACTACTATCAATGGGTATACCACTTTACTTCCAAAAACCATCCAGTCCGCAGTTGACGAAGGCTTTATTTTTATAGGTAGTTCTAAAAGCGCTATGACTCATAAAAAAGCCGCTTTGATTGGAAGTGGAATAACATTAATAATCTTATTGTTAACAATTGCTATTTCATTACCATTAACATGAAATGATTATGTGAATAATGAAAATACTCCTAACTATTTTTATGTTGCGGATGCAACCTCAAGTGCAACAGCAGTCTATGCATTTATGATATATTTATCTCTTATGATTGGTTTGTTGGTCAACTATAAAACAAAAAAAGTGGAGGTATTGTACAATACTAGAAAATCATTCATTACGAACATAATTACAACTTTTATTTTGGCAACTGCTCTTTGTTATTTGAATTATGATTTCTTTATAAATAATTTTATGAGTAACAATAGAGATAAGTACATTCAACCAGTAAGCACATTGATATCTGGTTCACTCGTTTTACTTTTCTGAGTGGTCAATGAATATTTAATAGATAGAAATCAAAACGGCACTAACGGCACTTTTAAAAAGTTTAATCCTATAAGCTGATTTAAAATAAATAAAAAACAAAAAACAAGTGAAGGAAAATAA